The Sorangiineae bacterium MSr11954 DNA segment GCCCTCCGGAGAGCGGGTCGGCCTTTCCCGGCTCCAGCGGGAGCTTTTGCTCGCCCGCGCGCGATACCCATGTGGGGGCCATTTGGGCGCGAAGGACGAGGTCGGGGGAGACGACCCAATCGAGGCCGAGGCGCTCGAAGACGGCGTGCTCGCGGAGGACTTGATCCGTCTTGAACCCACCGGTCTCGCCTTGCCGGCTTCCGGTGGGGACGGTGCGGCGGCCGAACCAGTCGTAGTTCCACTCCGCGCGGTCGACGAACGCGATGCTTCGATGGTCGTAGCCGGTGATGGTCGAGACCGAGAGCTTCGTGGATCCCACGGGCACGAAGGGCGATTGGTAGCGCGCGGTGGCGCCGAGCGAGTCCACGCCAGCGCGCACCTCGCCGTAAGGGTTCGCCATGATCAAATTGTTTTGAATGTCTTTGTCGAACGCCGTTCCATACACGCGAAGGGAGAGCCGGCGGGCCCACCCGCGGTCGAGCACACCGGCCTCGAGCCCCGCGCCGTACGCGCGGTATGCGTCGTGAAATCGATGAACCGTGGCCCGCTCGGTGCGGCTGCCCGCGCCGGGGACGTCCACGTCGACGGAGTAGTCGTTCTTGGCGCGGTCGTAGAAGGCGTTGGCGCGCGCGAAGAAGCCCGTCTGGGGATCGAAGTAGTGGCCGGCGACGGTGGCGCGGTAGGTGCCAAATGAGCCAACTTGATACGAGGCGCTGGTGCGCGTGCCCCGCTTTGGCTCGGTGACCAGGTTGATGGCGCCGCCGAGCGCGTCGGCGCCAAAGCGGATGGGAACGACGCCGCGGTACACCTCGACCCGCTCGACGAAGTCGATGGGGACGTTGGCGACGCCGAAGGTCATGCCGGTGTAGGCGAGGGGAACGCCGTCCACGAAGAAGCGCACCTGCTCGTCCTGAAATCCGTTCAGCGAAACGCGCGCGGTGGACCCGAGCCCGCCTTCGCGGCGGACGATGATCCCGGGGCTTCGGGCCAAAACTTCGCCCATATCGGCGCTCGCTCGATGGGCGTGCGCGCGCTTCATGTCGATGACGCTCACCGCCTCCGCGCTCCGCGAAAGGCGCGATCCCGACGCTTCGCCGCGGACGGAGACCTCCGGGAGCTTCGCGTCTTGGGGTGGGGCGGGTTTGGCGCTATCGGCCGGGCCGGGGGGCAATGCGGGAGGTGTGGGCTCCGTGGCACGCGCGGGAGGCGCCGGCTCTTCGGCGCGTGCGGGTGGCGTCAGGGTGAGCGCGATGGCTACGAACGGAACGAGACGGCGCGACGTTCGCCGCGTCGAACGCGTGGAACGAGGTGGACGGCACACGTCAAAAGGTCCGGGGACGCGACGATCCCATGGCAAGGGCGAGCATAATGAATGTGACTTTCACTATCGCTGCCAGTTACCCGTGACCGGAACCAGGCGTCAACGAGAAACGGTGACTGCTTTTGCGGAGTCCAATCCGGCTCCAACGTTCCGTCGTTTCCGCGCGCGCGTGGAGTTACATGGTCTCGAAGCCTCGCGCCAGTGGGCTTTGGCCGATCGCATCCACGTTCGGGCGCGCTCCCGCTCTATGGTAATTTGGTCCCCATCGAATGGGGCAGCGGACCAAAGATCCCTCGAGCGAGGGGCCGACGGACTTGGTGGAGGCGCCGCCCCACGTCGATGGCTTTCGCTTGCTGGTGCTCTTGCCGGCCGCAGGCGGCGCGGGTTCCGGCGCGGGCGCAGGCACGAACGAAGGAGCCGGCGGCGCCTTCGAGGTGGCCTTGCCCGAAACGGGCACCTTGCTCGTCGGCCGCGGTGAGGAGTGCGCGGTTCAAATCGCCGATGCGTCCGTATCGCGAAGGCACGCCGAGCTCACCTGCGCCGCCGGCTCGTTTCGGATCCGCGATTGCGAGAGCCGGAACGGTATTTTCGTGCGCGGCCGCCGCCTCGATCCCGCCGCGTCGGTGGAGATAGGTCCCGGCGAGGCCATCGAGCTCGGGCGGATCACCGTGCTCCTTCAGCGCCGCTCGGCGCAGGCGTCGCAGCGCTCGCCCAAGGTGACGCTCCCGCCGGATGACGCGGGCCCCCAAAGCGCCGTCCTCGGCGGGGCGTACGTGGTGTGCGATCCGGCCATGGTGCGCCTTCACGAGCTGGTGAAGCGCATCGCCGTACGCGACATCAACGTGCTGCTCCTCGGGGAGACCGGCGTCGGCAAAGAGATCGTCGCCGAGGCCGTTCATCGCGCCTCCCGCCGGGCGGACGGACCTTTGGTGCGGGTCAATTGCGCGCAGTACAATCCGCAGCTCCTCGAGAGCGAGCTCTTTGGGCACGAGCAAGGTGCCTTTACGGGGGCCACCAAGTCCAAGCCCGGCGTGTTCGAGGCCGCGCAAGGAGGGACGCTCTTCCTCGACGAGATCGGCGAGCTGCCATTGAGCGCCCAGGTCAAGCTCCTGCGGGTCATCGAGGAGAGGCGCATCCGCCGGGTGGGGGGCACCGAGAGCCGCGAGCTCGATATCCGCTTGGTGACCGCCACCCACCGCGATTTGAAGGCCGAAAGCCAGAGCGCACAGTTCCGCCGCGATCTGTATTTTCGTTTGAGCGGCGTGACCATTCCCATTCCACCTTTGCGCGAGCGAATCACCGAAATCGTGCCCTTGGCCAAGCTCTTTGCCAGCCGCTTTTCGGCCCCCGATCCCGCGCCGGAGCTCTCGGACGAGGCCCGCGATGCGCTCGTGCGCCACCCGTGGCCCGGCAATGTGCGCGAGCTCCGCAATGTGGTGGAGCAAGCGGTGGCCTTGTCCGACGGCATCATCCACCTCGAGCACCTCCGGCTCGAGGCCCCGGGCGATCCCATGCCCCTGTCCGCGCCGCTGCCCGTTCACGCGCCCGGCGTGGCCGGGGCCGGGACCCCGCTCCGCGGGCAGATGCAGTCCCTCGAGCGGCAGCGGATCGTCGATGCGCTCGAGCGCGCCCATGGCAATCAATCGCGTGCGGCCGAGTCGCTCGGGATGCCGCGGCGAACGTTGGTGGACAAGCTGCGAAGGTACAATATTCCGCGTCCGCGCAGCGGCGGGGATTGAGCAGGACTTGCTCGAACGAGGCGATGGATTGAGCGAGGATTGCTCGCCACTCGCACGTCGAAGCGGTTTTTTGCGATGTTTCGATGTCCGCGATGGGCGGCGCTCGTCTTGCACCGCTGCCGCACCATGAACGCTATCGATGACACGCGATATTCCGCCCCCTCGCGACGCGGGGGAGGCGCGTGCGCACTCTTGGTCCTCTTTTCCATGGCCGTTGGCTGCGCCAGCGAAGCCCCTGCGCCCTCCGACGGACCCGAATCCAATCCGCTCACCGCCGAGGGTCGCGCCGCCGATCCGGCCCGCAAACCCCTCGTGCTCGGAATGTACAACAACACCTCCCTCGCGCCCGCCGCCGAAGGCCCGACGGCGAGCAATTACCGGCAAGTCGCCAATCGCCATTTCGTGGGCGAGAAGATGAAGGTCCACCGGGTGTTCAATAGCTACGACCGCTTTCCCGAGTGTTACGCGGGTTGCTCGTCCAAGAGCGCGGGGGCCGAGGATCCCGCGAACGGCAATGTCTCGTTCTTGAGCGTAAAGCCCTCGAACGACGACGTCCAAGGCGTGATCGCCGGCACCTACGACGGCGCCATTCGAAGGCTCGCGGCCAGCATGCCCGATGGCTCTTATTTGACGATGTACCACGAGCCGGAGGACGATATGGACGGCGCGACCTTCGTCCGCATGTTCCGCCGCTTCTACTCGGTGGCCAAGCAGGCGAACCCCCGCGTGTGGATTGGCTATGTGGCCATGGATTACCAATGGCGGGACGGCGCCCCCAAGACCAAGAACCCCGACGACTGGTGGATCGGCGACGCCTACACGGACTTTCTCGGCATCGACGCCTATATCCGCGATTGGAAGCCCAAGGTGGCCCTCTCGGAGCAGGCCGACTTCCAGCGCTGGTACCGGTGGGCCCTGCCCAAGGGAAAGCCCATCGTCATTGCCGAGTACAGCATCGTGCTCTCCTCGCAAATACCGGATTCACTGCGCGCCAGCTTGATCCGAAAAAGCCTCGATTACGTGTGGTCGCAGCCGCAGATCCGCATGGTGCTCTGGTGGAACCAAGTCGGTAATTCGGAGGGAGCCTTTCAGCTCAGCCCGACCCCCTCGGCGCCCGCGGGCTCGCCGCGCGCGCTCGAGGCGTGGAATGAAAAGGTCACGCAGTATGGCTCCACCCACACCAGCATGTTCGACTGGTGATCGAACCGAGCGCGCTCGGCCGGCGAGCCTCGCCAGAGAGGGCCGCGCGCGCTCGGCCGACCGAGCCTCGCCGCGTTGGCGCGCGCGGCGCCGTATGCCACTTACAGGCTGACGTCGGGGATCCGCTCGCTCAGGACACACGTGAATCGCGCGGTGCAGATTCGGTTGCCGTCGTGGTCCGAAACCACGATTTCGTAGCTGGCCGTGTTGCGGCCCGTGTGCAGCGGTTTGCAGACGCCCGTGACCCACCCGTCGACGGCCGCGCGGTGGTGCGTGCAGGAGAGCTCCAGCCCGAGCACCACCCGATTCGGCGCGGCATACAAGGTGGCGGCGATGGTGCCGAGCGTCTCCGCGAGCACCGCGTTGGCGCCGCCATGAAGGAGCCCGTGCGGCTGCCGATTCCCGTTGACGGGCATCTTGGCGACGATCCGATTGGGATCCCATTCGACGATCTTCACCCCAATCTTTTCCATGAGCTGCTCATCGGCGTACTCCGGGGCCGCGCCCGCACGGTCCGCAAAATCGTGAAGCGTACGAATCGGTTGGTCGAGTGTGTAGCTTGGCGTCATACGCGGAACCCGCATCAAATCCGGTGCCAGATGATGATTCATCATCGAGGAGCATCCTCTTGCGCGTGGGTGTCCTGATCGCATGTGTGCAGAGGCCTGATGGCATGTGTGCGGGAGGCCTGATCGCATGTGTGCAGGTGCGCTAACGGGGTTTTGCGTATGGTCATAAACGGCCGATGTTGTATCTGCGACACCCAAAAAGCGCGGTACACTTGGTACAGCGGGCCGGTACGGCGGTTGGTACGGTACGATCGGCGCCTGAAGCACGAATCGGACTGGAATTGCGGCCTAGTGCTGTCATGGTCCAACGTGCACGGTCTTGGGTCATGAGCAGGCGCGACGAACAACAGCGACATCGCCCCCACGGGGGTCCCGAGCTGCTCGAATCTCCGGCCCTACCCAGCGGGCCCGCCGCGCACACGGACACCGAACGCGTGCAGCCCGAACGCGCCCAGCTTCGCTCGCAGGTTCGCGCGGCCGAGCGCATTTTTCGCGGTGAGAGCACCTTCTCGGCCGACGATTTGGTGGCCTTTCGATACCGGATCATCCGCCTGATCGCCAAAGGGGGAATGGGCGAGGTCTACGAGGCCGAAGATCTCGAGCTGGGCGAGCGCATCGCCCTCAAGATGGTGCGCCGCGAGCGGGCCGAGAAGCTGCACGTGTTCGAGCAGTTGAAACGGGAAATTTACGTGGCCCGCAAGGTGACGCACCCCAACGTGTGCCGCATCTTCGACGTGGGCTTTCACCTGGTGGCGCGCGGGTGGGACGGGCGCGAGAAGCGAACGCCGTTCTTCACCATGGAGCTTTTGCAAGGCGAGACCTTGGCCGCCCGCTTGAAGCGCACGGGGCCGCTCGATCCCGCGGAGGCGATCCCGTACATCCACCAGATGATCGGCGCGCTCGGCGCCGCCCATGCCGCGGGGATCGTGCACCGCGATTTCAAGAGCGCGAACGTGTTCCTCGAGAGCTACCCGGCGCCCGTGGGAACGAGCGCGGGGCAGGGGATCCGCTCGCGCGTGGTGGTGACCGATTTCGGGCTGGCCAAGCTCACCGTGCGAAGCAACAGCCCCGAGTTTCTGCGAAGTGGAACGGGCCGCCTGCAGGGCACACCCGCGTACATGGCGCCGGAGCAGATCGAAGGAGGCCCCGTCTCGCCCGCCACCGACATCTATGCGCTGGGCGTGGTGATGTACGAGATGCTCACGGGCAAGCGCCCGTTCCCGGGCGACGCCTCGCTGGGCGCCGCGATCTTGCGCATCGGTCAAACCCCGCCCCGTCCGCGCTCCCTCCGTCCGGAGCTCGATCGCGCCTTGGAGGCGGCCGTCTTGCGCTGTCTCTCGCGCGATCCGGCGGGCCGGTTCGCGAGCGTGCAGGAGCTCGCGCTCGCCTTGCCGGGGCGCGAGCGCGATCGACGCAGGTGGCGGCAGCTCGCGGGGCCCGTGCTCGCCGGCACGACCATCGCGCTCTTGGCCGTGAATGGATTTCTCGGACAGGACGTGCTGCGCCTGCACGCGCCGTCCGAGGTGAAAGAGCAGGCCCCGAGCCCGAGCGACGTGCCGCGGCGGCGATCGATCGCCATCCTCGGCTTCACCAACTTGTCGAAGCGGCCGGAGTCGAACTGGGTCGCGACGGCGCTCTCCGAGGTGCTGGCCACGGAGCTCGCCGCGGGGGCGGCCGGCGAGAGCCTGCGCGTGAGCCCGCCTGGCGCCGTGGCGCGCATGAAGACGGATCTGGCGCTGGACGGCCCCGAGACGGCGGGCATCGATGCGCTCGGTCGCGTTCGCAAGTACCTGGGGTGCGATCTGGTGGTCACCGGCTCGTACGTGGCGGCCACCGAGAACGGGGCGAGCTGGCGCGTTCAAGCGCGCGTGCAGGTGGCGAGCACCGGGCAGGTGGTGGCCTCGGCGACGGAGAGCGGTCGCGCCGATCAAATGTCGGAGCTGTTCGCCGGCGTCGGGCGCCAGCTGCGCGCGCACCTCGGGGTGGACCCCGTGGCCATGGCCGACGAGGGGCGCGTGCGGCGCTCGCTCCCGCGCAAGCCGGAGGCCGCGCGCCGCTACGCCGAAGGGCTCTCCGAGCTGCGCAACCTGAACGCGGTGGTCGCGCGCGAGCGGTTCGAGCAGGCGATCGCCCTCGAGCCCGATCATGCGCTCTCGCACGCGCAGCTGGCCGAGGCCTTTCGGCAGCTGGGATATGGAAGGCGCGCGATGGAGGAGGCGAAGAAGGCGTACGAGCTCTCCGACCACCTCCCGCGCGAGGAGACGTTGCTGGTCGAGGGGCGCTACCGCGACGCGGCGTTCGAGTGGGACAAATCGGTGGAGGTTTACCGCACCCTGTTCGAGTTCTTCCCGAACAATGTCGAATACGGGCTGGCGCTGGCGCGCGCGCAGCAAAACTCCGGCAGGCCCGAAGATGCGTTTGCCACCATTGCCAAGTTGCGCGAGCTGGCCAATCCAAATGGCGCCGATCTGGGCATCGACGAAGCGGAGGCCGCGATGGCCACCAGCGTCTCCGATTTTCCGCGCGCGGAGGCCGCCATGGCGCGGGCGGCCATGGTGGCGGAGATGCGGGGCGCCTGGTACAGCGCCGCCGGGAACAAGCAAACCCTGGCCGACATCTTCGCCGCCCAGGGCAAGAGCGAGCGCGCCCGCGAGGCCCGTCGCGACGCCATCGCCCTCTACGAGCGCGCCGGCGATCGCGTGAGCCGCGCCGACGCCGTGTTCGCGTCCGCCCGCGAGCGCGAGGACGACGGCGACTTCGACGCGGCGCTCCGCATCTACCGCGAGGTGAGGGACGAGCAGCGCGGCTCGGGCGATACGCGCACCCAGGCGCTGGCCGCCTTCTTCGAGTTTCGCGTCCTCTGGAAGCAAGGCCGGCTCCGCGAGGCGCGCCGCGCGGCCGAGCAGTACGTCTCCATCGCGCGCGATACGGGGGCGCCCGATCTGGCCCAGCGGCTCGTGTACGTGGCCGACGCTCTGGTCAAATCGGGCGATCTCGACGGCGCGTCCGCGCAGGTGGAGATGGCGCTCGAGGCCGCGCGCGCGGTGCACAATCAGGAGGTGGCCGCGCTCGTCCTCGACATTCGCGCGGACATCCTGCGCGAGCGCGGCGATCCGGCGGCCGCGATGCAGGTGCGAAAAAGCGCGCTGGAGCTCGCGCGCCGGGTGGGCAGCCGCCGCGCCATCCGCTGGCTCGAGTTTACGACGGCGGCGCTCGTCTTCGATATGGGCACCCCGGAGGCCGCCGAGCGCGCAGCCTCGGAGCAGATCGCGAGCGCCATGCGCACGAACAGCAGCTTGCTGCTCGCCCGCGCGCAGTACCTGAGGGCCAACGCGCTGTTCGAGCTCGGGGATCGGGAGCGCGCCAAGGAGGCGGTCGACCGCGCCAAGGACGTGACCGCCGGCGACCAGCGCATGGATCTGACCTTGAGAGCGCGCATCCTCGACGCGCGTTTGCGCACCGCCCTATCACCCTGCGACGCGCGCGCCGCGATCGAGCGGCTGGAGGCGATCGCCGCCCAGGCCCAGAGCTTGGGGTACTTCACGATGGAGCTCGAGGCGCGGCTGGCGGCCGGGGAGATCGAATTGCAGTTCGGCGGTACGGCGGAAGCGCGCGCGCGGCTGCTGGCGCTCGAACGCGACGCGCATGCCAAGGGCTATGCGTTCCTGGCGCGGCGCGCGGCCAACGCTCGAAAGAAAGGCCGGATCGAGGGGATGTGAGGGCGGTCCCCACGGGACGGGATCCGGGTGGTCGGTGCCGGCGGTTGGCGCGATCGGTCGCATCGTTGGCGCGGGTTGTCGGGGAAGTACACCGGCCGCGGTTATCTTCTTCATGACTGCAATGGCGCCATCCTGGTAGCATTCGCGTCGCGTGGCTCTTTCCGAGGGTCGTGGGATTGACTGACATGAGGGAGTGCATCGAGCACGACGAATGTCCGTTGGATGCGACCGCCGATGTGTCGCGCGCCGATTCCGCCTCGTCGTTCGATTCGAGCGGTCCGAAGCCTTCGGGCAGCTCGAGCAACTCGTCCAATTCGAGCAACTCGACGTTTTCGACCGACGAGCTCATCGCGTTCCGATATCGCATTATCCGGCTCATCGCCAAAGGCGGAATGGGGGAGGTCTACGAGGCCGAAGATCTGGAGCTGCGCGAGAGCATCGCCCTCAAGGTGGTACGCCGCGAGCGCGCGGAGGACGGGCGCGCGTTCGAGCACCTGAAGCGGGAAATCTTCCTTGCGCGCAAGGTGACCCACCCCAACGTCTGCCGCATCTTCGACGTGGGGTTCCACGTGAAGCGGCGCGCCCGTCGCTTTCGTGGGCTGGCCCCGGCGCGGATCCCCTTCATCACCATGGAGCTGCTCGAGGGCGAGACCCTGGCCGAACGACTGCGGCGCACGGGGCCGATGGAGCCCGACGAAGCGCTCCCCTACATCCGCCAGATGATCGACGCGCTCAGCGCGGCGCACGCGGTGGGGATCGTGCACCGCGATTTCAAGAGCGCCAACGTGTTCCTCGAGGAGGGGCCCGCGCGGCTCGACGATCCGAGCGTGTGCCGCGCGCGCGCCGGTGTGCGCGCGGTGGTGACCGACTTCGGCCTGGCCAAGCGCGCCCCCGATCCGGACAGCGCCTTTCAGCCGACGGGCACCGATCGCCTGATGGGCACCCCGGGCTACATGGCCCCGGAGCAAATCCAGGGGCACCCCATCTCGCCGGCCACGGACATCTACGCGCTGGGCGTGGTGATGTACGAAATGCTGGCCGGCGCGCGCCCCTTCGCCAAGGATGCCTCGCTCGGCGCCGCCCTGGCGCGCATCGAGCGGCCGCCGCCCCGCCTCCGCGACGTGCGGCCGCTCCTCGACCCGTATATCGAAGGGATCGTGGCGCGCTGCATGGCGCGCGCGCCCTCGGATCGCTTCCCGAGCGCGCTGGCGCTGCACGCGGCCCTCTTCGGCCACCGGCGCGAGACGCTCGGCGGCCGCGCGCCGGGCCCGCGGCAAAGGCGGGTGCTCGCGTTCTCGGCCGTGGCCTTGGTGGCCGGGAGCACGGTGTTCGCGCACCATCTCACGAGCGCGCCCTCTCCGCTTCTTTCGGCCGCCCGGGTGGCGGCCGCATCGAAGTCGAACGCGGCCGACGTCCGCGCCGCGCTTTTGCCGCGCACGGCCAAGGTGGATCCGCCCGAGACCCTGGGGGAGCCTGCGATCCCCGCGAAGCGGCGCGGATCCACGTGGCTCGTGACGGCGCTCACGGAGCTGCGCGCGCGCTTGGGGCTCGAGTCGTCCTCCAGCCGCGACGAAGCGCGCGCGCTCCCGCTCGAAGAGGGAAAAAAGGCCTACGAGCTCTCCAAGGAGCTGCCGCTCTCGCGCGAGGAGAGGCTCCTCTCCGAAGGGTTGTACCGCGAAGTGTTGGGCGAGTGGGATCGGGCGACCGAGGTGTACCGCACCTTGTTCGAGTTCTTTCCCAGCCGGGTCGAGTACGGCCTCGCGCTGGCGCGCGCGCAGATGAACGCGGGCGAACGCGACGAGGTGTTCGCCACCATGGCCAAGCTGCGCGAGGCGCCGAACCTCTCCGGCGCCAACTTGGACATGGACGAGGTGGAGGCGGAGCTCGCGCTCGACGCGGGCGACTATCCCAGGGCGGAGATGATGGCCTCCCGAGCGGCCTCGCTCGCCGAGGCACGCGGGGCATGGCAGCGCGCCGCCGAGGACAGGCGCACCGAGTGGAGGGCGCTGCTCGAGCAAGGCAAGAGCGAGCCCGCGCGCGATCGATGGCGCGATGCCATCGTGCTCTTCGAACGCGCCGGCGACCGAGCCAGCCGCGCCGCTGCGCGATGTCTGATGGCCAAGGATCGGCTCGACCAGGGCGACTTCGACACGGCGGTGCGCCTCATCGAGGAGACGGAGCGCGATTACCACGAGCTCGGCGACAAGCGCTCCGAGGCGCAAACGGCCATGTACCGCGCCCAGGCGCGCTGGCGCGAAGGGCGCTTTCGCGACGCCGCCGTCCTGCTCGAGCACTGGACGGATCTCGTGCGCGCCATGGGCGGCCCCGGCCACCGGGAGACGCGCGAGATGCGCCAGGCCCGCGAGCGAGGCTCCATCGCCATGGCCGGCGCGCTGATTCGCTCCGGCGATCGGGCCGGCGCCCACGCGCGGCTCTCGGCCGTGATGGACGCGGGTCGCACCTTGGATCCGGACCTGGCCGCCGAGGCCATGGGCGAGCGCGCCGCCTTGCTCCGCGCCCAAGGCGATGGCGAGGGCGCGGCGCGATGGGTGAACACCGCGCTGGACTCCGTCCGAAGGGCGGCGGCTCCCGCTGCGTCGTGGGCCTCCTCGGCCGCGTCCGCGTCGGCCTCCTCGGTGCTCTTTGGTTTGCGCCTGCGGGCGGCCGAGCTCTTGCTCGACCAGGGCCAGGCGGCCGAGGCCGAGCGCGCGGTATCGGATCTGCTCGCCGCGTCTCCGCATCTGCCGGAGGGAGGCTCCGCGCGCGCCCATGTCCTGCGGGCGCGCGCGCTGGTGGACTCGGGCGACACCGTGCGCGCCCGCGCGGCGCTGGAGCGCTCGTACGACGTCCCGGGCGCCCATGTCGAGGCCGATACCGTGCTCGCCCAGCGGATCGTGTCCGCGCGCTTGCTCGCGGCCGAAACGCCGCGCGCGGTGGATCGCGCGCTCCAGGCGCTCGATGGCGTCACGGCGACGGCGCGCGGCCTGAGCTTCGTGACGATGGAGCTCGACGCGCGCCTCGTCGCCGGGGAGCTCGCGCTGGCCGCGGGGCGCACGGCCGATGGCGCCGCGCGGCTCCGCGAGCTCGCGCGCGACGCCCGCGGCCTGGGCTACGAGCTGTGGGCCAAGCGCGCCGCCGCTAGCGCCGGAATTTCTCGGGCTGGATCCCGTAGCGCTCCAGCAAGCGGTGCACTTGCGCGCGGGACGTCGCGAGGGCCTCGGCCACGCGGCTGATGTTCCCTTTGTGCTCGCCCAAGAGCGTGATGAGCTCCTCGCGCTTCTCGTCCTTGGCGGGATCGAAGGGCGCGGAAGGTGACGCGTTGAGCTCCTTCGAGACCACCAGCTCCGCGCGAAGCGCCTCCGGCAGGTGCTCCGGCTCGATGCGCTCGTGCGCCAGCGCGGCGGCGGTGGTCACGCAGCGTTCGAGCTCGCGAATGTTGTGCGGCCATCGATACGTGAAGAATGCACGCACCACGTCGGGGCTCAGCTTCATGCGCGAGCCCTCGGGGAGCGAGCGGCGCAGGAGCGACGGCAGCACCAGCCCGATGTCCTCGCGGCGCGCCCGCAGCGGCGGAACGCGCAAGTGGAAGCCGGCGAGCCGGGCGTAAAGGTCCTCGCGAAAGGCGCCTCTCTCCGCCAGCTCGGCCAAGTTGCCGTGGGTGGCCGAGACCAAGCGAAAGTCGACGGCCACCGGGCGGGTCGAGCCCACCGGCACCACCTCGCGCTCCTGGAGCACGCGCAAGAACGCCGTCTGCGAGGCCAGCGGCAGCTCCGCGA contains these protein-coding regions:
- a CDS encoding protein kinase, with translation MRECIEHDECPLDATADVSRADSASSFDSSGPKPSGSSSNSSNSSNSTFSTDELIAFRYRIIRLIAKGGMGEVYEAEDLELRESIALKVVRRERAEDGRAFEHLKREIFLARKVTHPNVCRIFDVGFHVKRRARRFRGLAPARIPFITMELLEGETLAERLRRTGPMEPDEALPYIRQMIDALSAAHAVGIVHRDFKSANVFLEEGPARLDDPSVCRARAGVRAVVTDFGLAKRAPDPDSAFQPTGTDRLMGTPGYMAPEQIQGHPISPATDIYALGVVMYEMLAGARPFAKDASLGAALARIERPPPRLRDVRPLLDPYIEGIVARCMARAPSDRFPSALALHAALFGHRRETLGGRAPGPRQRRVLAFSAVALVAGSTVFAHHLTSAPSPLLSAARVAAASKSNAADVRAALLPRTAKVDPPETLGEPAIPAKRRGSTWLVTALTELRARLGLESSSSRDEARALPLEEGKKAYELSKELPLSREERLLSEGLYREVLGEWDRATEVYRTLFEFFPSRVEYGLALARAQMNAGERDEVFATMAKLREAPNLSGANLDMDEVEAELALDAGDYPRAEMMASRAASLAEARGAWQRAAEDRRTEWRALLEQGKSEPARDRWRDAIVLFERAGDRASRAAARCLMAKDRLDQGDFDTAVRLIEETERDYHELGDKRSEAQTAMYRAQARWREGRFRDAAVLLEHWTDLVRAMGGPGHRETREMRQARERGSIAMAGALIRSGDRAGAHARLSAVMDAGRTLDPDLAAEAMGERAALLRAQGDGEGAARWVNTALDSVRRAAAPAASWASSAASASASSVLFGLRLRAAELLLDQGQAAEAERAVSDLLAASPHLPEGGSARAHVLRARALVDSGDTVRARAALERSYDVPGAHVEADTVLAQRIVSARLLAAETPRAVDRALQALDGVTATARGLSFVTMELDARLVAGELALAAGRTADGAARLRELARDARGLGYELWAKRAAASAGISRAGSRSAPASGALARGTSRGPRPRG